CTCTGCGAGCAAACGGAGAAGGCGGGAAGCAAGCATCTCGCGCCGATACGTACCGTGTACTACTCGTCGGCGATAGTTGGGCCGAGCATCTCTGGAATGCAGAGTCCCTTCGGACAGTCTTCGCCGAAAACGGCTACACCGGAATTCTGGAGAAGGGCGATAAGACCGCGATCGGCGGAACAACGGCTTCCGAATGGCAAACAGAGCCATTCCTTCTGATGATCGATGATGAACTGGACGAGAATCCATCGATCGATATCGTGCACATCAGTCTTGGCGGAAACGATCTTCTGGCCGGCCAGGCTGGGAACGGCTGGTCGGCGGATCTCAGCGATGAGGATGAGCAGGCGCTCTTCGATCGCATCGTGGGCGACATCGATACCGTGGTGGATCGGGCGCTCGACGCGCGGCCGGATGTCCAGGTTCTCCTGACGGCGTACGACTATCCGAACTTCGAGGACTCACTCGACGGCTCGGAGTATTCCTGCTGGCTGATCTGGCTCAACGCCGGACATCCCACGACGCTCGAACTGAACAACGCGCTGATCGGTCTCGAGGCGGAAATCACCGCCTATGCAGCGACCAAGGATCGAGTGACGTTCGTCAGCACGCTCGGACTGATGCAGTACTGGTACGGTTATCCCTCCCAGAACATCGATCCGTTCACCATCACCCCGCCTGGCGACCCGTCGTTGCCGACTCCTCCCGAGGCCATGGACAGCGATGGCGACGACTGCATTCACATCAGCGATCAGGGCTATTACTACATGGCGCTGAATTGCTTCGACAAGTTCTACAAAGATGCTCTCGGTCCGAGGCCGGCAGCACCCGCGGGATTCCTGGTGTACTAGCCGCACCCACTTGACCCGGCTCCACTTCGCCCTTGAGTCCTCGGGCTTTGCTTTCCTACTCTGGCGGGTCGCAGGCTCTGACCCACAGGAGATGGACCGTGAATTCGGAACAGATTCAATCGATCGTCGAAGAAGTCGTAGGACGGATGGTGAAGGGCGGCTCGTTGCCGCGCGCGAATGGATCCTCCGGCGGGGGAGCGGCCCCACGGCCGGCCTCGCCTCCATCGCCCATCTATCCGAAGTACAATCCGCCGACCGACAGTGGCCCGACGGGCGACTACGGCGTCTTTCCCGATATGGATGCCGCCATCGAGGCAGGCGAGCGCGCGTTCTATGCGCTGCGCGAGAAGTCCGTCGCCGATCGCGAAACGTACATCTCCGTGCTGCGCGAAGTGGGTCTGCGCGAAGCACGTCGCTGGGCCGAGATGACCGTGGCCGAAACCGGCATGGGTCGTGTGCCGCACAAGATGATTAAGTTCGACGTGGTCTGCAAGAAGACGCCCGGCACCGAGGACCTGGCGCCGTGGGCGCGTACCGGCGACCGCGGCCTGGTGCTCGAAGAGCCCGCACCCTACGGGTTGATTGCCGCCGTCACGCCGAGCACACATCCCGTGCCGACATTGATTAACAACGCGATCTCGATGATCGCGGGAGGTAACACGGCCGTCTTCAATCCGCATCCCGCCGGCAAGGCCGTTTTCGCCGATGCCGTGCGAACTCTGAATCGCGCGATGATGCAGGCTGGCGCTCCGCCGAACCTGATCGTCTGTATTGCCGAACCGACAATCGAATCCGCGGGCGTGATGTTTAACCATCCAAAGACTCGTATCATCATGGTGACTGGCGGCCCCGGTGTCGTGAAAGCCGCTCTGGCCGTTCCCAAGAAATCGATCACCGCCGGACCGGGGAATCCCCCCGTCGTTGTGGATGAAACGGCGGACATCGACAACGCCGCACATTGCATTACGGAGGGCGGCGGATTCGATAACAACGTCCTCTGCATTGGCGAGAAGGAAGTCTTCTGTGTCGAAAGCGTCTTTGAACAATTGCGCGAAGCGATGCGTCGCAAGGGCAACGTCGAACTGACGCGCCAGCAGATCGATCAGTTGGCGGAAAAGGC
This DNA window, taken from bacterium, encodes the following:
- a CDS encoding SGNH/GDSL hydrolase family protein — its product is MINRSSRKSAHWLAVILVLAVCTVATLRANGEGGKQASRADTYRVLLVGDSWAEHLWNAESLRTVFAENGYTGILEKGDKTAIGGTTASEWQTEPFLLMIDDELDENPSIDIVHISLGGNDLLAGQAGNGWSADLSDEDEQALFDRIVGDIDTVVDRALDARPDVQVLLTAYDYPNFEDSLDGSEYSCWLIWLNAGHPTTLELNNALIGLEAEITAYAATKDRVTFVSTLGLMQYWYGYPSQNIDPFTITPPGDPSLPTPPEAMDSDGDDCIHISDQGYYYMALNCFDKFYKDALGPRPAAPAGFLVY
- a CDS encoding aldehyde dehydrogenase EutE; amino-acid sequence: MVKGGSLPRANGSSGGGAAPRPASPPSPIYPKYNPPTDSGPTGDYGVFPDMDAAIEAGERAFYALREKSVADRETYISVLREVGLREARRWAEMTVAETGMGRVPHKMIKFDVVCKKTPGTEDLAPWARTGDRGLVLEEPAPYGLIAAVTPSTHPVPTLINNAISMIAGGNTAVFNPHPAGKAVFADAVRTLNRAMMQAGAPPNLIVCIAEPTIESAGVMFNHPKTRIIMVTGGPGVVKAALAVPKKSITAGPGNPPVVVDETADIDNAAHCITEGGGFDNNVLCIGEKEVFCVESVFEQLREAMRRKGNVELTRQQIDQLAEKAFIRKGDSVITNRDLVGRNARVLAETIGMTGVGDDVPLLFGEVEFDHLWVQEEQLMPFMPLVRCKDVWEAIDMAIEAEHGYRHTACMHSRNIENMSVMAKRCDASIFVKNGSSAQGLAAGGEGYTSFSIASPTGEGLTSARTFTRKRRCTLVDSFRIV